In Desulfovibrio aminophilus, a genomic segment contains:
- a CDS encoding acylphosphatase, protein MSHALHCIVEGKVQGVFFRAFTRDEALRLGLTGWVRNLADGRVETVARGQEAALEAFRDFLHRGSPMARVDSVECEALDSAEEFSGFEIRR, encoded by the coding sequence GAAGGGAAGGTGCAGGGGGTCTTCTTCCGGGCCTTCACCCGCGACGAGGCCCTGCGCCTGGGCCTCACCGGCTGGGTCCGCAACCTGGCCGACGGCCGGGTGGAGACCGTGGCGCGCGGCCAGGAGGCCGCCCTGGAGGCCTTCCGCGACTTCCTGCACCGGGGTTCGCCCATGGCCAGGGTGGATTCCGTGGAGTGCGAGGCCCTGGACTCCGCCGAGGAGTTCAGCGGTTTCGAGATACGCAGGTAG